A genomic window from Halogeometricum borinquense DSM 11551 includes:
- a CDS encoding PHP domain-containing protein: protein MLSVELHAHSSLSYDARDPIELLLEQAEAVGLDALAVTDHDEIDASLQAADIAEDYGLVGIPGMEVTSAAGHILALGINELIPAGLSYDETLDRIREQGGIAVIPHPFQSSRHGVAPHITRTQLAAADAIEVYNSRLFTGRSNRKADRFATARELPKTAGSDAHISEMVGQAVTEVATDDRSESGILDAITDGQTSVVGSKTPWRISFKQFGGGVTRRVRRGVFELL from the coding sequence GTGTTATCGGTCGAGTTGCACGCGCATTCGTCGCTCTCGTACGACGCCCGTGACCCGATAGAACTCCTCCTCGAACAGGCGGAGGCAGTCGGTCTCGACGCTCTTGCGGTCACAGACCACGACGAGATAGACGCAAGCCTTCAAGCCGCCGACATCGCCGAAGACTACGGCTTGGTCGGCATCCCGGGGATGGAAGTAACCTCTGCGGCAGGTCACATCCTCGCGCTCGGCATCAACGAACTGATTCCGGCCGGTCTGTCATACGACGAGACGCTGGACCGGATCAGAGAGCAGGGCGGTATCGCCGTCATCCCGCACCCGTTTCAGTCCTCGCGGCACGGCGTCGCCCCTCACATCACTCGGACGCAACTCGCTGCTGCGGACGCCATCGAAGTGTACAACTCGCGGCTGTTTACCGGGCGGTCGAACCGAAAAGCAGACCGGTTCGCTACGGCCCGCGAACTCCCGAAAACGGCCGGAAGCGACGCCCACATTAGTGAGATGGTCGGGCAGGCAGTTACGGAAGTTGCCACCGACGACCGGTCTGAAAGCGGGATCCTCGACGCAATCACCGACGGGCAGACCAGCGTCGTCGGCAGCAAGACGCCGTGGCGCATCTCGTTCAAACAGTTCGGCGGCGGAGTCACCCGTCGCGTGAGACGCGGCGTCTTTGAGTTGCTCTGA
- a CDS encoding asparagine synthase C-terminal domain-containing protein — translation MLRGADETTVRAAIESSDPLSGTAGFAGELNGTLVRDVLGRQPLFSERNDPETWAFDRRELADPVRVPAGTRRTDDGDKRVWSLPTPAPETDREAALANVESAVHGAVQNVESEGLAVAFSGGVDSAVVAAGVPDAPCYVAGFEGSHDVAAARDAADAMDRELHVVELTHDALREAVPELVSVLGRTNPMDIQIVLPLYLVAKQVAADGFDRLAVGQGADELFGGYAKVEKAPDDPRVEADTVRGAATEMVRTLPEQLERDVLTLRAAGVEPVAPLLHDDVVSAALPLPGELLVADSRRKVALREVAGELVPDSVASADKKAVQYGTYAARELDRLARQAGYKRRMENHVEQYVQSLIEE, via the coding sequence ATGCTCCGCGGTGCCGACGAGACGACGGTTCGAGCTGCTATCGAGTCGAGCGACCCGCTTTCCGGTACCGCCGGGTTCGCGGGCGAACTAAACGGCACACTCGTCCGCGACGTACTCGGTCGGCAGCCGCTCTTTTCGGAACGCAATGATCCCGAAACGTGGGCGTTCGACCGCCGCGAACTCGCGGATCCCGTCCGCGTGCCGGCGGGGACGCGCCGAACCGACGACGGCGACAAACGGGTGTGGTCGTTGCCGACGCCCGCTCCCGAGACGGACCGCGAAGCCGCGCTTGCGAACGTCGAGTCGGCAGTCCACGGCGCAGTTCAAAACGTCGAGAGCGAGGGCCTTGCCGTGGCGTTCTCCGGCGGCGTAGACTCAGCCGTCGTTGCCGCGGGCGTGCCTGACGCGCCGTGCTACGTCGCCGGGTTCGAGGGAAGTCACGACGTGGCTGCCGCGCGCGACGCCGCCGACGCGATGGACAGAGAGTTGCACGTCGTGGAACTGACGCACGACGCACTCCGCGAGGCCGTTCCCGAACTCGTCTCGGTACTCGGACGGACGAACCCGATGGATATCCAAATCGTCCTACCGCTCTATCTCGTCGCAAAGCAGGTGGCAGCCGACGGATTCGACCGACTCGCCGTCGGACAGGGTGCAGACGAACTGTTCGGCGGGTACGCGAAAGTCGAAAAAGCACCCGACGACCCGCGAGTGGAAGCCGATACGGTACGCGGCGCGGCGACGGAGATGGTTCGAACGCTCCCCGAACAGTTAGAACGCGACGTACTAACGCTCCGTGCGGCGGGCGTCGAGCCTGTTGCCCCGCTTCTCCACGACGACGTAGTGTCGGCCGCGCTTCCGCTTCCCGGCGAGTTGCTCGTCGCCGACAGCCGACGGAAAGTCGCACTCCGCGAAGTCGCGGGCGAACTCGTCCCCGACTCGGTCGCTTCAGCGGACAAGAAGGCCGTCCAGTATGGAACGTACGCCGCCCGTGAACTCGACCGCTTGGCTCGACAGGCGGGATATAAGCGCCGGATGGAAAATCACGTCGAACAGTACGTTCAGTCGCTTATCGAGGAGTAG
- a CDS encoding potassium channel family protein: MYIIIVGAGNIGTPLIEIATRGGNEVVVIERDTEKAEEAASTFDCLVLNDDATEKQTLSDAGADRADALISTTDKDATNIMVCLLAKELQIPNIVSVVHNPEHMGIYRRIGVNTMENPQRLIAEYLYRAVKRPSIVDYMRVGDEAEVFEIAVDENAPLAGQTIQEAASEGYLGAGMLIVAIERDGTGDPITPRGNTVIEAGDLLTVYSAEGATPEVTDVFGHYEDH, encoded by the coding sequence ATGTACATTATCATCGTCGGAGCCGGAAACATCGGCACGCCGCTCATCGAAATCGCCACGCGGGGCGGCAACGAAGTCGTCGTCATCGAACGCGATACAGAGAAGGCCGAGGAGGCCGCTTCGACGTTCGACTGTCTCGTCCTCAACGACGACGCGACGGAGAAACAGACGCTTTCTGACGCCGGTGCTGACCGCGCAGACGCCCTCATCTCTACGACGGACAAAGACGCGACGAACATCATGGTCTGTCTGCTCGCCAAAGAACTGCAGATTCCGAATATCGTCTCGGTCGTCCACAACCCCGAACACATGGGTATCTATCGCCGTATCGGCGTCAATACGATGGAGAACCCGCAGCGACTCATCGCAGAGTACCTCTACCGCGCTGTCAAGCGACCTTCGATTGTGGACTACATGCGCGTCGGTGACGAAGCCGAGGTGTTCGAAATCGCGGTTGACGAGAACGCCCCGCTCGCGGGCCAGACGATCCAAGAGGCCGCCTCGGAGGGCTATCTCGGCGCTGGCATGCTTATCGTCGCTATCGAACGCGACGGCACAGGCGACCCAATCACTCCCCGCGGGAATACCGTTATCGAAGCGGGCGATCTCCTCACTGTCTACTCCGCCGAAGGTGCCACGCCCGAGGTGACCGACGTCTTCGGCCACTACGAGGACCACTAA
- a CDS encoding transcription initiation factor IIB yields the protein MTDRIRSSEMESARARESDREAEKTGDEETLCPECGSSNLTTDAEHGETVCDDCGLVVEEDEIDRGPEWRAFDAREKDQKSRVGAPTTNMMHDRGLSTNIGWQNKDAYGNSLSSTQRQKMQRLRTWNERFRTRDAKERNLKQALGEIDRMASALGLPENVRETASVIYRRALDDDLLPGRSIEGVATSALYAAARQAGTPRSLDELETVSRVDKDEISRTYRYVVRELNLEIEPADPEQYVPRFASELGLNDESERHARQLLRTAKEQGIHSGKSPVGLAAAAIYAASLLANEKVTQSEVSEVANISEVTIRNRYHELLEAEEQLMT from the coding sequence ATGACAGATCGCATCCGAAGTTCGGAGATGGAGAGCGCACGCGCGCGCGAGAGTGACCGAGAGGCTGAAAAAACGGGCGACGAGGAGACACTTTGCCCGGAGTGTGGCTCCTCGAACCTCACAACGGATGCGGAACACGGCGAGACAGTGTGTGATGACTGTGGACTCGTCGTCGAGGAAGACGAAATCGACCGCGGGCCGGAGTGGCGCGCGTTCGACGCGAGGGAAAAAGACCAGAAGTCCCGCGTCGGTGCGCCGACGACGAACATGATGCACGATAGGGGACTTTCGACCAACATCGGCTGGCAGAACAAAGACGCCTACGGCAACTCCCTGTCGTCGACCCAACGTCAGAAGATGCAACGACTGCGGACGTGGAACGAGCGCTTCCGCACCCGCGATGCCAAAGAGCGGAACCTAAAGCAGGCGCTCGGCGAAATCGACCGGATGGCTTCGGCGCTCGGCCTCCCCGAGAACGTCCGCGAGACGGCCTCGGTCATCTACCGCCGTGCGCTGGATGACGACCTCCTCCCCGGACGCTCCATCGAGGGCGTCGCTACCTCCGCACTCTACGCTGCGGCGCGACAGGCCGGTACCCCCCGCTCGCTCGACGAGTTGGAGACCGTCTCTCGCGTCGATAAAGACGAGATTTCGCGGACGTACCGCTACGTCGTCCGCGAACTGAATCTCGAAATCGAACCGGCAGATCCCGAACAGTACGTTCCGCGGTTCGCCTCCGAACTCGGCCTGAACGACGAGTCCGAACGGCACGCCCGGCAGTTACTGCGGACGGCTAAAGAACAAGGCATTCACTCCGGGAAGTCACCCGTCGGTCTCGCGGCCGCCGCAATCTACGCCGCCTCGTTGCTCGCCAACGAAAAGGTGACGCAGAGTGAGGTAAGCGAGGTCGCTAACATCTCGGAAGTGACCATCCGAAACCGGTATCACGAACTGCTCGAAGCCGAAGAGCAGTTGATGACGTAA
- a CDS encoding BGTF surface domain-containing protein, protein MPDWSEILSSRSLLALLLIGGLVVGTTGVAAQDASGELKKTDGKVVVESAENQTIAGTTDLEAGTNVTVRVASSGDTQPPFLKTDTATVGEDGGFEATFDFSEQNASDTFEVTVDSDSSSGMVAEAEGVVRAPEEDTSSSMPGFSVVVAVFAIVAVGAVAVRRQQS, encoded by the coding sequence ATGCCTGATTGGTCAGAGATACTGTCGAGTAGGTCTCTATTAGCCCTCCTTCTCATCGGCGGCTTGGTCGTCGGCACCACCGGTGTCGCGGCACAGGACGCGTCGGGGGAGCTAAAGAAGACCGACGGAAAGGTCGTCGTTGAGAGCGCGGAGAACCAGACTATCGCTGGAACCACGGACTTGGAGGCGGGAACGAACGTCACTGTCAGAGTAGCGTCGTCCGGCGACACACAACCACCGTTCCTGAAAACTGACACCGCCACTGTCGGTGAGGACGGCGGTTTCGAGGCCACGTTCGACTTCTCCGAACAGAACGCCAGTGACACGTTCGAAGTGACTGTCGATAGCGACTCCAGTTCCGGAATGGTTGCGGAAGCCGAGGGTGTCGTCCGCGCGCCCGAAGAGGACACGTCTTCCTCGATGCCCGGATTCAGCGTTGTTGTCGCCGTGTTCGCAATCGTCGCAGTCGGTGCGGTGGCTGTGCGCCGTCAGCAGTCCTAA
- the gatA gene encoding Asp-tRNA(Asn)/Glu-tRNA(Gln) amidotransferase subunit GatA, which produces MGANIFITEETIDGADDGPLAGKTVAVKDNLSTDGLRTTCGSAMLDEYVPPYDATVVEHLKDAGATIVGKTNMDEFGMGGTTETSAFGPTKNPVDEERVPGGSSGGSAAAVAAGKADLALGTDTGGSVRNPAAFCGVVGIKPTYGLVSRYGLIAYANSLEQVGPIGSTVEETAALLDVIAGADEHDATTRFDQTMDAHPAENSDYAAAADGDVDGMTVGVITDLLDGADDRVVETFEAAVSDLESQGAAVVEVSLDSLEHAVQAYYVIAMSEASSNLARYDGVRYGLSTGKEGNWNDVYADTREEGFGAEVKRRILLGTYALSAGYHDKYYKKAQDARAWIKQDFDEALAEADVLATPTMPVLPPKLGESLSDPLQLYLMDANTVPVNLANLPAISVPAGEADGLPVGLQLIGPKFGEETMIRAASAVEN; this is translated from the coding sequence ATGGGTGCGAACATCTTCATCACCGAGGAGACCATCGACGGTGCCGACGACGGCCCGCTCGCAGGGAAGACCGTCGCGGTCAAGGACAATCTCAGCACTGACGGCCTCCGGACGACTTGTGGCTCTGCGATGCTGGACGAGTACGTCCCGCCGTACGACGCCACCGTGGTCGAACACCTGAAAGACGCCGGTGCCACCATCGTTGGCAAGACCAACATGGACGAGTTCGGAATGGGCGGAACGACCGAAACCTCGGCGTTCGGCCCGACGAAGAACCCCGTAGACGAAGAGCGCGTTCCCGGTGGGTCATCCGGTGGGTCCGCTGCCGCAGTCGCCGCGGGGAAGGCCGACCTCGCACTTGGCACGGACACCGGCGGATCGGTCCGGAACCCGGCCGCTTTCTGCGGTGTCGTCGGAATCAAGCCGACGTACGGTCTCGTGTCTCGCTACGGTCTCATCGCCTACGCGAACTCTCTCGAGCAGGTCGGCCCCATCGGTTCGACCGTCGAGGAGACGGCCGCTCTCTTGGATGTCATCGCCGGTGCGGACGAACACGATGCGACGACGCGCTTCGACCAGACGATGGACGCCCATCCCGCCGAGAATTCGGACTACGCCGCCGCCGCGGACGGCGACGTGGACGGGATGACTGTCGGCGTCATCACGGACCTGCTGGACGGCGCGGACGACCGCGTCGTGGAGACGTTCGAGGCTGCCGTTTCGGACCTCGAATCGCAGGGCGCAGCGGTTGTCGAGGTCAGCCTCGATTCCCTCGAACACGCGGTGCAAGCGTACTACGTCATCGCCATGTCCGAGGCGTCCTCGAACCTCGCGCGCTACGACGGTGTGCGTTACGGTCTCTCGACCGGCAAAGAGGGCAACTGGAACGACGTGTACGCCGACACCCGTGAGGAAGGGTTCGGCGCGGAGGTCAAACGACGAATCCTGCTTGGCACGTACGCCCTCTCAGCGGGCTACCACGACAAGTACTACAAGAAAGCACAGGACGCCCGCGCGTGGATCAAACAGGACTTCGACGAGGCGCTCGCCGAGGCGGACGTTCTCGCCACGCCGACGATGCCCGTCCTCCCGCCGAAACTCGGCGAGAGCCTCTCGGACCCGCTTCAACTCTACCTAATGGACGCCAACACGGTCCCGGTCAATCTCGCTAACCTTCCCGCGATCTCCGTTCCGGCAGGGGAGGCCGACGGCCTGCCGGTCGGTCTGCAGTTAATCGGGCCGAAGTTCGGGGAAGAGACGATGATTCGGGCGGCTTCCGCAGTCGAAAACTGA
- a CDS encoding NUDIX hydrolase, translating to MEKTRHFTATVYIVNDGAVALHHHERLGIEIPPGGHVDRDEIPHEAGLREVREETGLDAELLDDTDPVDSPDGRVLPDPRHQMLYDINIHDDGTVGHQHIDHIYYATVESRDIDPDGDDEAGAEAWTWYDADELRENDIDPDTTEFALEAIEAAEATE from the coding sequence ATGGAGAAAACGCGACATTTCACTGCGACAGTATACATCGTCAACGACGGCGCAGTTGCTCTCCACCACCACGAACGACTCGGTATCGAGATTCCGCCGGGCGGCCACGTTGATCGGGACGAAATCCCGCACGAGGCGGGGTTACGGGAGGTCCGCGAGGAAACCGGGCTGGACGCCGAGTTACTGGACGACACCGACCCGGTTGACTCACCCGACGGTCGCGTTCTCCCGGATCCGCGACATCAGATGCTCTACGATATCAACATTCACGACGACGGCACCGTCGGCCACCAACACATCGACCACATCTACTACGCGACGGTCGAATCGCGCGACATCGATCCTGACGGCGACGACGAAGCGGGCGCTGAGGCGTGGACGTGGTACGACGCCGACGAACTCCGCGAAAACGACATCGACCCCGATACCACCGAATTCGCGCTCGAAGCCATCGAGGCGGCAGAAGCCACCGAGTGA
- the gatC gene encoding Asp-tRNA(Asn)/Glu-tRNA(Gln) amidotransferase subunit GatC, with the protein MSDTPVDAEEVRHVAELARVNLDEDEVEEFAGQFADILDYFDALDEVPEVEAEPDLVNVMRTDEVRDGLDQDEALQNAPEAEDGFFKGPRVS; encoded by the coding sequence ATGAGCGATACGCCCGTGGACGCCGAGGAGGTGCGTCACGTCGCGGAGTTGGCGCGGGTGAACCTCGACGAGGACGAAGTCGAGGAGTTTGCCGGCCAGTTCGCCGACATTCTCGACTACTTCGATGCACTCGATGAGGTTCCCGAAGTCGAGGCCGAACCGGATCTCGTGAACGTAATGCGTACCGACGAGGTACGCGACGGTCTCGACCAGGACGAAGCCCTGCAGAACGCCCCTGAAGCGGAAGACGGCTTCTTCAAAGGACCGCGGGTGTCGTAA